The genomic window CGATAACCCCAGCAGTCGGGAGCGTGACGCCCTCGACGAGGCCCTGACCGACGGCTTCCGAGACGCTTGCACCCTGCGTCACTGCGCCGGCGAAGCCGAGGAGACCGACGAGAAACGCCGCCTTCATCGTCGAAATCGCGTTCGCCCCGACGGCCGGTGCAAATGGCGTTGCGCCGCTCGAGCCGGCGCCGATAACCCACGCCATAAACAGGCTCGCAACGGCGGCGGTGGCGAACAGCAGTATTGTTGTCAGTTCCATCGATGTACGGAAAGCTGCAGGTTCTGTTTCGAAATTTGAGCGGCGTTAGTCGGCACCTGCCGGGGCCGATTCAGCCGCGCTTCGCTTGCTGCGCCAGACGCCCTGTAGATACGCGCCGGCGAACATGCCGACGAGCGCCCACAGGATGGTGACGTTCCCAATCCCGAGGCTGGCGTAAGCCGCACCGGGACAGATTCCCGACAGCCCCCAGCCGACGCCGAAGATCGCGCCGCCGATCAGGACGTTCCGGTCGAACGGCTTCAGTCGGCGTTCGTATTGATCACCTGTCAGCGGCGCGCCGTCTCGGACTCTAGGCATCACAGCGAAGGCGATCCCGGAGACGATCGCGGCGCCGAACATGACGAACGGCAGGCCGAAGTCGTCGAACTGGAGGAAGTCCAGTACGACCTCCGGCCGGGCCATGTGGCTGTAGGCCAGTCCGAAACCGAAGATCAGGCCGCCGACGAGAATCAGCGGCATGAACAGTGGATGACGATTCCGGCTCATGTTATGGACTCACCCCCAGTGCAGCGACGAGTTGGGCTGTCACGATCGCAACTGTCAGGAACGTGATTACGCCGACGATCGACGTTCTCGAGGCCGAGCCGACGCCGCAGACCCCATGGCCCGACGTACAGCCCTTGCCGACGCGCGTCCCGATCCCGACGAGGACGCCACCGATCAGGAGCCGCCAGGGCTGGACATCGGTCGTCCACGTACCGCCCTGCCAGACGACGGCGTAGACCGCCGCTCCCAAGATGATCCCGAGCGTGAAGACGACGCGCCAGTCTCGAGAGGCGCGGTACTGCTTGAACCGCGACTGATCTGAGACGTACGACAGCGTCGACTCGAGGAACGTACTCGCGCCCGCGGCGATTCCCGTCCCGAGGTAGATGACGACCGCGCCGAGGCCGACGAGCAGGCCCCCGATCGCGTACCGGGAGATGCCGTTGGGAAACGGCTCGGCGGGCACTACCTGACCCGGGGCGACGAGTTCGGCGAGCATTGCGATCTCGAGCACGGTGATTAGTCA from Halopiger xanaduensis SH-6 includes these protein-coding regions:
- a CDS encoding YeeE/YedE family protein, whose translation is MSRNRHPLFMPLILVGGLIFGFGLAYSHMARPEVVLDFLQFDDFGLPFVMFGAAIVSGIAFAVMPRVRDGAPLTGDQYERRLKPFDRNVLIGGAIFGVGWGLSGICPGAAYASLGIGNVTILWALVGMFAGAYLQGVWRSKRSAAESAPAGAD
- a CDS encoding YeeE/YedE family protein, with translation MLAELVAPGQVVPAEPFPNGISRYAIGGLLVGLGAVVIYLGTGIAAGASTFLESTLSYVSDQSRFKQYRASRDWRVVFTLGIILGAAVYAVVWQGGTWTTDVQPWRLLIGGVLVGIGTRVGKGCTSGHGVCGVGSASRTSIVGVITFLTVAIVTAQLVAALGVSP